Genomic segment of Gouania willdenowi chromosome 17, fGouWil2.1, whole genome shotgun sequence:
TCAAGGATGACTTTAGAATTGCAGCAACTGGAAAAATATCTACAtctatttccttttatttattttattcatttggtAGCATATTCTGCATTAGTCAGTGAGCGCtcgctgatttaaaacacaggTTTGAGTGACATTTGAGACACATCTGTTAACATTCAGTAAACCCTTTTGTCCCagctggggccacaaaaattgtttgttttgattgtttgatcaaagggccacattatttatcattcatgtcagcatttagaataatgaccatttctgagcattaatacagtaaaGAACAAAGACTTTTCATatagtaatgtgtgtttttctgtcattctctccatgtttgttgttgtcttgcttgtaaTGATTGCatgttgtgtattcttgttgtccttttgtgtatttttcctgtaaaatgtatttttttgagttatattgtgtatttatgttgtcattttgtaatttttgtgtatttctactgtttccatatttctatttttttctatttcttcctataaaaaagagggagtattttcttcccactgtcgctaaatgcttgttcatgtgggtcttgttgggttctttctttcttactatggactctatattttgttaagcgcttttagatgactttgttggcaattccactatataaataaagtcaaattgaattgaaaaaattgaaattttgtgtatttttttagtcatttttacttatttttgtgttattttgagtcattttgtgtattacggTTGTCAATTTGTtcatatttgtagtagttttgtgtgtttttggagtattttctgtgtttttcttgtcttttactgtatttttctgctatgttgcaatttttggtatttttaaatgtattcttgcttttcttttgtctatttttctgtcattttgtatatttactttgggggcagcataaaattagaccgaggtcAGCATGTGGCtgccagttgtccatgtctaCCTTAGTGGCTTTGTAGTaaataataaattttaaaaaaaaaattggtgtaTCTTAGCGACACTGGCTCTGTGATGGTGGGTAATGTGCGTGTAGTGTTTTATGGCATAATACGTCCCGTTTATGATGCGCTGTCATTTACCTAAAAGCTTCACAAGCTGTTGCCATGagtcatttatttacaaaagcagGGGATACAGCTGTGGGCTCTTGATACAAAACAAACAGCGCATTAGATATTAGGGATGTgcaaagttattttgtcatGCAAATATGAAGTTTAGCTCCCCCCAGTGGTCAAacgttttcattacagttttccaaaattcattcgtaaaaatacaattcttaatataatgtacatattatacaaatattttaagtgccataaaacagtgtatattactgttagtttcatatcacagatgttagttctgcctcaggtgtgtagtataagttttcagtgaaatgtaaCTTCTGAgattttaggttggttcttcttctgttgcgcaattcttcttcacaatctaaatggtgaagcgacactgcgcaCAGCAGCTCATGTacggtactgcagcaaaaatgaagcagaaagtggccgtcggcctgattttatcatggatttacaatattaaacaacACGTCGACGCACATTTTTGTAGTGAacattagggctgcacgattatggccaaaaatataatcgtgattattggGATTGatattgtaatcatgattatGGATCACAATTAATcatcatttctgtatttttaatgaattactttttaaaaaaacacgtgaaCAGTTTAGAgcgcaaaataaaagttttaaacAAGAATCATGATAAATActaaaaagaaagaatacaAATTTACCCAAGAATAATATCACGTGTTTGCCCCCTGGTGGTTGGCTGACTACCGGGGTAGGATATCCAGCAGAGCCtgcatttttaaagtaaaaatcacCTATGATTTGGTTAATTTAATCATGGCCGCCAAAATTGTAATcgcaattaaaaatgtattgattgtGCAGCCcgagtcaacattatcaattatgttactaatcattttggcattattgtatatattacaCATACtgtggttggtgcaaatctCAAGACGTTTCTCAAGattctcaaactccgcctatgcctCTTGGGTTTATGAGTGCAAACAACTGTGTGGATTTTATTGAGTGAGTCTGTGTGTCAGACTTGTGTGGGTGAGGGTTAGCGAGCGTGCGGGAAGATGAGGAGGATCAGGAGGAGACGGAGAGATACGCCAAACCTTCCCGGGTTTTTTCTTCCTTGTGTGCTCTCGAATGGACGGAGATAAAAGTGCTTGGAGCTGGCGTACGGCTGGACGGGACAGCAGGAAATACAGAGGTGGGTTCCAACATGGTGCCAAGCACACTAGCAGAATGGCCACCAGAGACGCCACCTCCCAGAATATGGACACTGTAATCGGTGCTTCCACTGTAGGCTGCGGTGAGGTGGGTAAATATAACAAAGAGGAAGCAGAAGAAAGCTCACGTACAAATCCATGGACAGGAAACGCCACTGAGCTAACGTGAGAGGACAAGACATTGACGAACTCAAGTGCGTAGTAGGGCAGCCAACTAATAGCAAAGAGCACGGTCGAAGCTACGAGCAGGGCGGTGGCTTTCTTGTTGCGTCTGTCACTAGCCAGCGTGCCCCCCCGGCAGTGGTGGAGGTGGGAGATGATGATACCACAGTGGACGGCTATACACAGGAGAGGGGCCACGTAATACACCAAGAAGGCAGGAACCAGGAAGTACAGCCACTCATCACGGCTGACAGTCCACGTGCAGCCGCCGTCAAAGTTGATGTAGGTGACCTTTGGTAGCGCCATCGCCAAGGAGACCAGCCAAATGGTTCCCACCGTGCACAACCTGGAGGAGAAGCACAATAACTCTGCTTCACTTTTGTACTgtagttaaagctgctggagatgcaGTTTTTCATAGTGTAGGATCATAgaccaataaatcaaagaacatCTGCtataaaaaaagatgtaaaagattgaaattgttttattgacgttttcagaaaagtttcgcacattgcattgtaGGATGTAGAGTCCTGTAAATGAATgcttagaagtgtttttacttcattcttactgcaattcttgtgtttctttggcagacaaggaggacagtaaTCCGCTTGACACCAATTTGGTACTGGTTTGTTGGCGATATTCCCCGTAATATCACCTAACTCCACGAGATATTCCATTTCGTCCCCAAAGTAAACCACCActattgttttgccacaactttcagtccgtgaaaacagcagaaatgtgttgagaagtcacttgggcagagtttttgggggaaaacacaagaaaacacgGTTAGAGTGAAGTTgaacttctatgcatccgtctacaggactccacatcccacaatgaacaaaacttttccaacaataatAGACTGAGTGTTTCCAGTTGACCAGTctgagcaatttcaaccttttacatgtttttttttttttttgagtttttgatttattgatgtatGATCAAGCTTTAAATGGTATGAAGTTATTTTTAAGGATACATTTCCTAATCAATTGTGTCTTATTAGTTGAACACAGTTGTGTTAGCCACTGATTAAATGATCCACCTCATGTCTGAGAAAATACAAAAGCTATAACTGTTAGTCCAGACACATATACATTACAAACAATTAGCAATAAGGCTAATTATaagttatttattgatttggattggaagtctcttgCAAATTTTATTTCGCCCAAGTTATTCTAAATCACGGCCTCACCATATTCTAATACTCACATCTGCATCAAAGTAGCAGGCGGTCTCCTCGGGGGTGCAACAATTCGATACCTCAGCACTGAGAGTGCAGCCAGGCTGAAGATCTCCACCCCTACAGTGACTGACGTCATGAATCCAAGCAGGATGCAGGTTCCTCCACCAAGCTGCCAGTTCTGGAAACTGGCACTGAGCAGCACGCAGGGCAAAGTGAGCAGAGCACCCAGGTCGGCCAGGCTGAGATTGAGAAGAAGGACTGAGCTGGGTTTGGAGCGAGTGTTGGGGTTggtcaccaccaccacccataGGAGGACATGTCCTCCAACACCAGCGAGAAGAGAGAGCAGGCTGAACATTGGTAATACCAAAGTGAAGGAGATGGTGGTGTTGGTGGAGACAACATTAAAGAGGAGGTTGACGATTGCCGGCATGGTTTGATGATGTAAAGATTAACCCTGGGATAGAGAACACAGGGTGAAGTGTTGCAAATAGCAAAAACTAAAATGTGACATTCATGCAAATAATGACCATGagaaaacaaagggttttgtctttgttctctttttctgtagttttgttgttttctgagttttgagccattttgtgtattattctgacattttgggaatttctgctggcattttgtgtattttacaagtCATTATATgcagtttttgtcatttcttgtgtgttatgtttgcaTTATGTTTATTGTTGTCAATCTGCAGTGccgttttgtagttttttctgtatttttgttgttttgggtattttttcagttattttgcgCAATTGTGTTAGCATTGTGTACAGCTTTGAAGTCTTTTTGTCTGTGttgttgattttgtgtgtttaggtgTGGTTTTGTCtgtcttatgtcattttgtg
This window contains:
- the LOC114479598 gene encoding galanin receptor type 1, producing MPAIVNLLFNVVSTNTTISFTLVLPMFSLLSLLAGVGGHVLLWVVVVTNPNTRSKPSSVLLLNLSLADLGALLTLPCVLLSASFQNWQLGGGTCILLGFMTSVTVGVEIFSLAALSVLRYRIVAPPRRPPATLMQMLCTVGTIWLVSLAMALPKVTYINFDGGCTWTVSRDEWLYFLVPAFLVYYVAPLLCIAVHCGIIISHLHHCRGGTLASDRRNKKATALLVASTVLFAISWLPYYALEFVNVLSSHPYASSKHFYLRPFESTQGRKNPGRFGVSLRLLLILLIFPHAR